The Moorena producens PAL-8-15-08-1 genomic interval CCTGAGCCTGTTTACCCTGAATGTATTCAAGAATTAATCCCGAACAAATTGACCAGATCGTAGGAAACCAACATCATAACCCCTTTGAAGTGCTTGGTTCCCATAAATTTGAGCAAGATCGTAAGGTTAGTTGGGTGGTGCGGGCTTATCTACCAAATGCAGAAGCAGCATGGGTAGTTCTGCCAACGGAAAGGGAGTCTTACCCAATGCAATCGGTACACCATCCTCACTTTTTTGAGGTGGAAATTGAAACACCTCGGCTGGCTAATTACCAACTGCGCATTAAAAAAGGCGGACGCGAATGGGTTAGCTATGACCCCTATCACTTCCGTTCTGCCAAACTAACCGAGTTTGATTTGCACCTATTTGCAGAAGGGAATCATCACCGCATCTACGAGAAACTGGGGGCTCATCCTACAGAAATTGATCGGGTTGAGGGAGTCTATTTTGCCGTTTGGGCACCTAATGCTCGTAATGTTTCAGTGATCGGGGATTTTAATCATTGGGATGGCCGTCAACATCAGATGCGCAAAGGGGTCACTGGTATCTGGGAACTCTTTATTCCTGAACTGGGAGTGGGAGAATCCTACAAGTACGAGATTAAAAATTCTGAAGGTCATATCTACGAGAAATCTGACCCCTATGGTTTCCAACAAGAGGTCAGACCGAAAACTGCTTCGATTGTTACCAACTTGGATGACTATCAGTGGCATGATCACCACTGGATGGAGCATCGGCGTCACACTGACCCCTTGAGGCAACCGATTTCTGTCTATGAGCTACATCTGGGCTCTTGGCTTCATGGTTCTTCAGCTAAACTTCCTCAGGGAGCAAATGGTGAAACCCTAACGGTGGTAACCGTTTCAGACCTCAAACCAGGAGCCCGTTTCCTGACTTACCGAGAACTAGCCCAAAAATTAATTCCTTATATCAAGCAATTGGGCTTCACCCATATCGAAATCTTACCCCTGGCAGAGCATCCCTTTGATGGCTCTTGGGGCTATCAGGTTACCGGTTACTATGCCTGTACCTCGCGCTATGGTAACCCACAAGACTTGATGTATTTTATCGACCAGTGTCACCAAAATGGGATTGGGGTAATTTTGGATTGGGTACCCGGTCATTTTCCCAAAGATGCTCATGGTTTGGCTTTCTTTGATGGTACTCATCTCTATGAATACGCGGATCCCCGTAAAGGTGAACATCAGGAGTGGGGAACCTTAGTCTTTAACTATAGCCGTAACGAAGTGCGGAATTTTCTGGTAGCTAACGCTTTGTTTTGGTTTGATAAGTACCACATTGATGGCATGCGGGTGGATGCCGTAGCATCTATGCTCTATCTGGACTATTTACGTGGGGATGGAGAATGGATAGCAAATCAGTATGGGGGTCGGGAAAATCTGGAAGCGGTGGATTTCCTCAGGCAAACTCATCAGGTGATTTTTGGTTATTATCCTGGTGTTCTCTCTATTGCGGAAGAGTCAACGGATTGGCCGATGGTGTCTTGGCCAAATTATTTAGGAGGTTTGGGATTTAATCTGAAGTGGAATATGGGCTGGATGCATGATATAGTAGACTACTTCAGCATGGATCCCTG includes:
- the glgB gene encoding 1,4-alpha-glucan branching enzyme, with the translated sequence MYSRINPEQIDQIVGNQHHNPFEVLGSHKFEQDRKVSWVVRAYLPNAEAAWVVLPTERESYPMQSVHHPHFFEVEIETPRLANYQLRIKKGGREWVSYDPYHFRSAKLTEFDLHLFAEGNHHRIYEKLGAHPTEIDRVEGVYFAVWAPNARNVSVIGDFNHWDGRQHQMRKGVTGIWELFIPELGVGESYKYEIKNSEGHIYEKSDPYGFQQEVRPKTASIVTNLDDYQWHDHHWMEHRRHTDPLRQPISVYELHLGSWLHGSSAKLPQGANGETLTVVTVSDLKPGARFLTYRELAQKLIPYIKQLGFTHIEILPLAEHPFDGSWGYQVTGYYACTSRYGNPQDLMYFIDQCHQNGIGVILDWVPGHFPKDAHGLAFFDGTHLYEYADPRKGEHQEWGTLVFNYSRNEVRNFLVANALFWFDKYHIDGMRVDAVASMLYLDYLRGDGEWIANQYGGRENLEAVDFLRQTHQVIFGYYPGVLSIAEESTDWPMVSWPNYLGGLGFNLKWNMGWMHDIVDYFSMDPWFRQFHQNNVTFSMWYNHAENYMLALSHDEVVHGKSNMLGKIPGDEWLKFANLRCLYAYMFAHPGKKTLFMSMEFGQWSEWNVWGDLEWDLLQYQPHKNLKQLISDLNYLYRREPALYTQDFDQDGFEWIDCSDNRHSVVSFIRYAHDSEEFIVTVCNFTPQPHSHYRVGVPEMGFYKELLNSDARQYGGSNMGNLGGKWTDEWFFHNHPYSLDLCLPPLGVLILKLDDQKTQAGLQ